The proteins below come from a single Paraconexibacter algicola genomic window:
- a CDS encoding response regulator: MSLRVLLVDDHALVRHGLRLILDGDRDFEVVGEAGDGAHALELADRLPVDLAVVDITMPRMTGLQLLPLLRARRPGLPVVVLSMHDNERFVLEAVRGGASAYVLKSAVDRDLLDACRAAVRGDAFLHPAATRSMMAALRGETAPASADDPRLSPRELEVLKLIAEGHSSRAIAELLVISVKTVEGHRARMAEKLGTSDRVALTRYAIRTGLVEA, translated from the coding sequence GTGAGCCTGCGCGTCCTGCTCGTCGACGACCACGCGCTGGTACGGCACGGGCTGCGGCTGATCCTCGACGGCGACCGCGACTTCGAGGTCGTCGGGGAGGCCGGGGACGGGGCGCATGCGCTGGAGCTCGCCGACCGGCTGCCGGTCGACCTCGCGGTGGTCGACATCACGATGCCGCGCATGACCGGCCTGCAGCTGCTGCCGCTGCTCCGCGCGCGTCGTCCGGGCCTGCCGGTCGTCGTCCTGTCGATGCACGACAACGAGCGGTTCGTGCTGGAGGCGGTCCGCGGCGGCGCGAGCGCGTACGTCCTGAAGTCGGCGGTCGACCGCGACCTCCTCGACGCCTGTCGCGCCGCGGTCCGCGGGGACGCGTTCCTGCACCCGGCGGCCACGCGGAGCATGATGGCGGCGCTGCGCGGCGAGACCGCGCCCGCCTCCGCGGACGACCCGCGGCTCTCGCCGCGCGAGCTCGAGGTGCTGAAGCTCATCGCCGAGGGGCACAGCTCGCGCGCGATCGCGGAGCTGCTCGTCATCTCGGTCAAGACGGTCGAGGGCCACCGGGCGCGGATGGCCGAGAAGCTCGGCACCTCCGACCGCGTCGCGCTCACCCGCTACGCGATCCGGACCGGCCTGGTCGAGGCCTGA
- a CDS encoding PaaI family thioesterase: MSVDEDGRIGPGPFARHLGFRPIRADEDGAVVEADPRPEHLNGGGIVHGGYLTALLDSTTGWAVHAHVPPGVAAPHVQLTVQYVRAAVAGEPLVCRGRCLRAGGRIASAEAEITQGDRVIARAVTSHAVLV; the protein is encoded by the coding sequence ATGAGCGTCGACGAGGACGGCCGCATCGGCCCGGGACCGTTCGCCCGCCATCTCGGCTTCCGGCCGATCCGGGCCGACGAGGACGGGGCGGTCGTCGAGGCCGACCCGCGGCCGGAGCACCTCAACGGCGGCGGCATCGTCCACGGCGGCTACCTGACCGCGCTGCTGGACAGCACGACCGGGTGGGCGGTGCACGCGCACGTGCCGCCCGGGGTCGCCGCCCCGCACGTCCAGCTGACCGTGCAGTACGTGCGCGCCGCGGTCGCCGGCGAGCCGCTGGTGTGCCGCGGGCGCTGCCTGCGGGCGGGTGGCCGGATCGCCTCCGCGGAGGCGGAGATCACGCAGGGCGACCGCGTGATCGCGCGCGCGGTGACGAGCCACGCCGTGCTCGTCTGA
- a CDS encoding PucR family transcriptional regulator → MQPAHESWPTPSPAVRELIRTAAEALLAVPEEGYDAIDAVTLADLDPAILGDPALVAAIRRTNRANLTHWLRVNVQRPGERVPPAPPSETFGVARDLVRRGLDQTAVDAYRTGQNAAWRLWMAQAFALTSDPAELGELLDVTARSIFDFVDRTLLGIAEEMQRERAHLTRGTQAERLEVTTLVLGGAPIAADRASRRLGYELGRTHTAAVVFTDAPEPDQGELDAGAELLARASGARRPLTVLASSAALWTWTAGQDGPDLDALRAGLAGLPTVRVALGPTLPGVDGFRRSHQDALATQRLMQRVPDVRLTTFDEVQVVALATHDEQAADELVRRTLGPLADAPAELRDTLRAYLREDCNATRAAQVLYAHRNTVLNRLARAQELLPAPLAGRGLQVGLALEIVHWLGPR, encoded by the coding sequence GTGCAACCTGCCCATGAGTCGTGGCCGACGCCGTCGCCCGCCGTCCGCGAGCTCATCCGCACGGCCGCCGAAGCGCTCCTCGCGGTTCCCGAGGAGGGCTACGACGCGATCGACGCGGTCACGCTCGCCGACCTCGACCCGGCGATCCTCGGCGACCCTGCGCTCGTCGCCGCGATCCGCCGGACGAACCGCGCGAACCTCACGCACTGGCTGCGGGTCAATGTGCAGCGGCCGGGGGAGCGGGTCCCCCCGGCACCGCCCAGCGAGACGTTCGGCGTCGCGCGCGACCTCGTGCGCCGCGGCCTGGACCAGACCGCCGTCGACGCGTACCGCACCGGGCAGAACGCCGCATGGCGGCTGTGGATGGCGCAGGCGTTCGCGCTCACCTCCGACCCGGCCGAGCTCGGCGAGCTGCTCGACGTGACGGCCCGCTCGATCTTCGACTTCGTCGACCGCACGCTGCTCGGGATCGCCGAGGAGATGCAGCGCGAGCGGGCGCACCTCACCCGCGGCACCCAGGCCGAGCGCCTGGAGGTCACGACGCTCGTCCTCGGCGGGGCCCCGATCGCCGCCGACCGGGCCAGCCGGCGCCTGGGGTACGAGCTCGGCCGCACCCACACCGCCGCGGTCGTCTTCACCGACGCCCCGGAGCCCGACCAGGGCGAGCTCGACGCGGGCGCCGAGCTGCTCGCGCGCGCGTCCGGGGCCCGCCGGCCGCTGACCGTGCTGGCCAGCTCCGCCGCCCTGTGGACCTGGACCGCGGGGCAGGACGGCCCCGACCTCGACGCCCTGCGCGCCGGCCTCGCCGGGCTGCCGACCGTGCGGGTCGCGCTCGGCCCCACGCTCCCCGGGGTCGACGGCTTCCGCCGCAGCCACCAGGACGCGCTCGCCACCCAGCGGCTGATGCAGCGTGTGCCCGACGTGCGCCTGACGACGTTCGACGAGGTGCAGGTCGTCGCGCTCGCCACCCACGACGAGCAGGCCGCCGACGAGCTCGTGCGCCGCACGCTGGGCCCGCTGGCCGACGCGCCCGCCGAGCTGCGCGACACGCTGCGCGCCTACCTGCGCGAGGACTGCAACGCCACCCGCGCCGCGCAGGTCCTCTACGCGCACCGCAACACCGTCCTCAACCGGCTGGCCCGCGCCCAGGAGCTGCTCCCCGCGCCGCTGGCGGGCCGCGGCCTGCAGGTCGGCCTGGCGCTCGAGATCGTGCACTGGCTCGGCCCCCGCTGA
- a CDS encoding flavin-containing monooxygenase has protein sequence MSSLTATDHVDVLIVGAGLSGIGTAWHLQDKQPGKTYAILEARDSSGGTWDLFRYPGIRSDSDLSTFAYAFKPWTGEKAIADGPDILRYLRDTAADAGIDQHIRYGHRVTRASWSTPEQRWTVEAQRAEDGETVRMTASVLFCASGYYRYDEGYSPTFPGAEDFGGRIVHPQHWPEDLDVTGKKIVVIGSGATAVTLIPALAKQGAAKVTQLQRSPSYVMSLPEKDAIADALRKVFGDRRGHELTRRKNIFQQRMLYKFCQKYPDRARKIIRALTDKQLPEHIDVDVHFKPKYGPWDQRLCAVPNGDLFRAFRKGTADIVTDGIETFTPTGIRLSSGGELEADIIVTATGLNLLLFGGVEAEVDGEVVDVTKALAYKGMMLSGIPNFAFAIGYTNSSWTLKVDLVCEHLCRVLAHMDAHGLGTFMPVLDDPDMPTRPLLDFSAGYVQRSLHLLPKQGASAPWHLAMDYNEDVRHLRDQPVTDPALRFEPAADRRAVEAVA, from the coding sequence ATGAGCTCCCTCACCGCGACCGACCACGTCGACGTCCTGATCGTCGGCGCCGGCCTCTCGGGCATCGGCACCGCGTGGCACCTCCAGGACAAGCAGCCCGGCAAGACCTACGCGATCCTCGAGGCCCGCGACTCAAGCGGCGGCACCTGGGACCTCTTCCGCTACCCGGGCATCCGCTCCGACAGCGACCTCTCCACCTTCGCGTACGCGTTCAAGCCCTGGACCGGCGAGAAGGCGATCGCGGACGGCCCCGACATCCTGCGCTACCTGCGCGACACCGCCGCCGACGCGGGCATCGACCAGCACATCCGCTACGGCCACCGCGTCACGCGCGCCAGCTGGTCGACCCCCGAGCAGCGCTGGACCGTCGAGGCGCAGCGCGCCGAGGACGGCGAGACCGTCCGCATGACCGCGTCGGTCCTGTTCTGCGCCAGCGGCTACTACCGCTACGACGAGGGCTACTCCCCCACGTTCCCGGGCGCCGAGGACTTCGGCGGACGGATCGTCCACCCCCAGCACTGGCCCGAGGACCTCGACGTCACCGGCAAGAAGATCGTCGTCATCGGCTCCGGCGCCACCGCGGTCACGCTGATCCCGGCGCTCGCCAAGCAGGGCGCCGCGAAGGTCACGCAGCTGCAGCGCTCCCCCTCCTACGTGATGTCGCTGCCGGAGAAGGACGCGATCGCCGACGCGCTGCGCAAGGTCTTCGGGGACCGTCGCGGCCACGAGCTCACGCGTCGCAAGAACATCTTCCAGCAGCGCATGCTCTACAAGTTCTGCCAGAAGTACCCGGACCGGGCGCGCAAGATCATCCGCGCGCTCACCGACAAGCAGCTGCCCGAGCACATCGACGTCGACGTGCACTTCAAGCCGAAGTACGGCCCCTGGGACCAGCGGCTGTGCGCGGTGCCCAACGGCGACCTCTTCCGCGCCTTCCGCAAGGGGACGGCGGACATCGTCACCGACGGCATCGAGACGTTCACCCCGACCGGCATCCGGCTGAGCTCCGGCGGCGAGCTGGAGGCGGACATCATCGTCACCGCCACGGGCCTGAACCTGCTGCTGTTCGGCGGCGTCGAGGCCGAGGTCGACGGCGAGGTCGTCGACGTGACGAAGGCGCTGGCCTACAAGGGCATGATGCTCAGCGGGATCCCGAACTTCGCGTTCGCGATCGGCTACACGAACTCGTCCTGGACGCTGAAGGTCGACCTCGTCTGCGAGCACCTCTGCCGCGTCCTCGCGCACATGGACGCCCACGGCCTCGGGACCTTCATGCCCGTGCTGGACGACCCGGACATGCCGACCCGCCCGCTGCTGGACTTCTCCGCCGGCTACGTGCAGCGCTCCCTGCACCTGCTGCCCAAGCAGGGCGCCTCGGCCCCCTGGCACCTCGCCATGGACTACAACGAGGACGTCCGGCACCTGCGCGACCAGCCGGTCACCGACCCGGCGCTGCGCTTCGAGCCCGCCGCCGACCGGCGCGCGGTCGAGGCCGTCGCGTGA
- a CDS encoding SDR family NAD(P)-dependent oxidoreductase codes for MSAVAGKVCAVTGAGSGIGRALATGLARRGAKLALSDVDAQGLQATADAVRALGAAVHTATVDVSDRDAVEAWSAQVVGEYGVVHQIYNNAGVAHSATVLESDYADYERVLGINLWGVIHGTKAFLPHVVASGDGHVINISSLNGYLAQPEMSHYCTSKFAVRGFTETLRAEMAAGGHRVGVTVVHPGGIKTAIADNALEHARESGVEITAEQEARNRLYNEKLLKMPAERAADIVIGGVEADRPRVLVGNDAKAVDALVRLLPARHLPLFAALQKRLVR; via the coding sequence GTGAGCGCGGTCGCCGGCAAGGTCTGCGCCGTCACCGGCGCGGGCTCCGGGATCGGGCGGGCGCTCGCCACGGGCCTCGCCCGCCGCGGCGCGAAGCTCGCCCTCTCCGACGTCGACGCGCAGGGCCTGCAGGCGACCGCCGACGCGGTCCGGGCGCTCGGCGCCGCGGTGCACACCGCGACGGTCGACGTCAGCGACCGCGACGCCGTCGAGGCGTGGTCCGCGCAGGTCGTCGGCGAGTACGGGGTCGTGCACCAGATCTACAACAACGCGGGCGTCGCGCACTCGGCGACCGTGCTGGAGAGCGACTACGCCGACTACGAGCGCGTCCTGGGCATCAACCTGTGGGGCGTCATCCACGGCACGAAGGCGTTCCTCCCCCACGTCGTCGCCTCCGGTGACGGGCACGTGATCAACATCTCGTCACTGAACGGCTACCTCGCGCAGCCGGAGATGAGCCACTACTGCACGTCGAAGTTCGCGGTCCGCGGCTTCACCGAGACGCTGCGGGCGGAGATGGCCGCCGGCGGGCACCGCGTCGGCGTCACGGTCGTGCACCCGGGCGGGATCAAGACCGCGATCGCCGACAACGCGCTCGAGCACGCGCGCGAGAGCGGCGTGGAGATCACGGCCGAGCAGGAGGCGCGCAACCGCCTCTACAACGAGAAGCTCCTGAAGATGCCGGCGGAGCGGGCGGCGGACATCGTCATCGGCGGCGTCGAGGCCGACCGGCCGCGCGTGCTCGTCGGCAACGACGCCAAGGCCGTCGACGCGCTCGTGCGCCTCCTCCCCGCCCGGCACCTGCCGCTGTTCGCGGCGCTGCAGAAGCGCCTCGTCCGCTGA
- a CDS encoding PPOX class F420-dependent oxidoreductase produces the protein MPAIEGRVRELIEAKNFAHVGTVREDGTVLVVPVWVHTDGEHVLLNSAEGRAWPANLRRTGTITVTVTNHENPYEFTSITGSLALDTHEGADEHINELSKKYIGQDEYPFRQPGEQRVKFAISPDRVKLHGS, from the coding sequence GTGCCTGCCATCGAAGGTCGCGTCCGGGAGCTGATCGAGGCGAAGAACTTCGCCCACGTCGGGACCGTCCGGGAGGACGGCACCGTCCTGGTCGTCCCGGTCTGGGTCCACACCGACGGGGAGCACGTGCTGCTCAACAGCGCCGAGGGGCGCGCCTGGCCGGCGAACCTGCGCCGCACGGGCACCATCACCGTGACGGTGACGAACCACGAGAACCCGTACGAGTTCACGTCGATCACCGGGTCGCTGGCGCTCGACACCCACGAGGGCGCCGACGAGCACATCAACGAGCTGTCGAAGAAGTACATCGGCCAGGACGAGTACCCCTTCCGCCAGCCCGGCGAGCAGCGCGTGAAGTTCGCGATCTCCCCGGACCGCGTGAAGCTCCACGGCTCCTAG
- a CDS encoding inositol monophosphatase family protein encodes MSAPDELLDVAVQAARTAGGLLLARFGALDELTVDTKSTSTDPVSEADREAEDAIRAVLADRRPDDAIMGEEGEDTPGTSGLRWIVDPLDGTVNFLYGIPMWCVSVACEGRVGVVHDPVRGETFTVVAGERPCLDGVPLAPRSAPTLGLAGTLVATGFGYDAAVRAAQADVVREVVPRVRDVRRAGSAALDLAWCAAGRVDAYYERGVQAWDIAAGTLLCEGAGLTVRTLAADGILPSGVLAAPAEVAGALLELVA; translated from the coding sequence ATGAGCGCGCCCGACGAGCTGCTCGACGTCGCCGTCCAGGCCGCACGGACCGCGGGCGGCCTGCTGCTGGCCCGCTTCGGCGCGCTGGACGAGCTGACCGTCGACACGAAGTCCACGAGCACCGACCCGGTCAGCGAGGCGGACCGGGAGGCGGAGGACGCGATCCGCGCGGTGCTCGCCGACCGCCGCCCCGACGACGCGATCATGGGAGAGGAGGGCGAGGACACCCCGGGCACCAGCGGGCTGCGCTGGATCGTCGACCCGCTCGACGGCACCGTGAACTTCCTCTACGGCATCCCGATGTGGTGCGTGTCGGTCGCCTGCGAGGGCCGCGTCGGGGTCGTGCACGACCCGGTGCGCGGCGAGACCTTCACCGTCGTCGCGGGCGAGCGCCCCTGCCTGGACGGCGTGCCGCTCGCCCCGCGCAGCGCCCCGACCCTCGGGCTGGCGGGCACGCTCGTGGCGACCGGCTTCGGCTACGACGCCGCGGTCCGCGCCGCGCAGGCCGACGTCGTCCGGGAGGTCGTCCCGCGGGTGCGCGACGTGCGCCGGGCCGGCAGCGCGGCGCTGGACCTCGCGTGGTGCGCCGCGGGCCGCGTCGACGCCTACTACGAGCGCGGCGTGCAGGCGTGGGACATCGCCGCGGGCACGCTGCTGTGCGAGGGCGCGGGCCTGACCGTGCGCACGCTCGCCGCGGACGGCATCCTGCCCTCCGGGGTGCTCGCCGCGCCCGCGGAGGTCGCGGGCGCGCTGCTCGAGCTCGTCGCCTAG
- a CDS encoding amidase has product MDATDLAFAGAARQAELIAQGEVSSRELTELMLERIARIDPRINAYRVVLAEQALAEADAADARRAKAFTATGRRRKGSEDPGILNGVPLAIKDDADLAGEPTAWGTAAHGPAKTEDAEVVRRLRAAGGVVLGKTHVPEMTAMPYTESMTFGATRNPWQLDRTPGGSSGGTAAAVAAGLAGLGLGSDGGGSIRIPSAFCGLFGIKPQRDRVPLAPHDDAWQGMSVNGPLARTVADAALFLDATTTLPAPEGGFLAATASDPGPLRIALSTAVPAGSLPPSLGPDQQRGLAETAELLRSLGHTVVERDIDWPLRIWQAVNLRIVRGIGDDVADAMPERHRLERRVRAAARIGQALPPGLVRWAREAEPAMTRKVAAIFDDVDVVLTPMMPRGPFAVGAWAHYGLARLLAQAPRWVAYAAAVNVTGLPACSVPAGFDGDGLPVAVQLLGPQAGEERLLALAAQLERERPWAQHRPAIAA; this is encoded by the coding sequence ATGGACGCCACCGACCTCGCCTTCGCCGGCGCCGCCCGGCAGGCGGAGCTCATCGCCCAGGGGGAGGTGAGCTCGCGCGAGCTCACCGAGCTGATGCTCGAGCGCATCGCCCGGATCGACCCGCGGATCAACGCATACCGGGTCGTCCTGGCCGAGCAGGCGCTCGCGGAGGCCGACGCCGCGGACGCCCGCCGCGCGAAGGCGTTCACGGCCACCGGCCGGCGCCGCAAGGGCTCCGAGGACCCCGGCATCCTCAACGGCGTCCCGCTCGCGATCAAGGACGACGCCGACCTCGCGGGCGAGCCGACCGCCTGGGGGACCGCCGCCCACGGGCCGGCGAAGACCGAGGACGCCGAGGTCGTGCGGCGCCTGCGCGCCGCCGGCGGCGTCGTGCTCGGCAAGACGCACGTCCCCGAGATGACCGCGATGCCCTACACGGAGTCGATGACGTTCGGGGCGACGCGCAACCCGTGGCAGCTCGACCGCACCCCCGGCGGCAGCAGCGGCGGCACCGCCGCGGCGGTCGCGGCCGGGCTCGCCGGCCTGGGCCTGGGGTCCGACGGCGGCGGCTCGATCCGCATCCCGTCCGCGTTCTGCGGCCTCTTCGGCATCAAGCCCCAGCGCGACCGCGTGCCGCTCGCCCCGCACGACGACGCCTGGCAGGGCATGAGCGTCAACGGCCCGCTCGCCCGCACGGTCGCCGACGCCGCCCTGTTCCTCGACGCCACCACGACGCTGCCCGCCCCCGAGGGCGGCTTCCTCGCCGCGACCGCGTCCGATCCCGGGCCGCTGCGGATCGCGCTCAGCACCGCGGTCCCCGCCGGATCGCTGCCGCCCTCGCTCGGCCCCGACCAGCAGCGCGGCCTCGCGGAGACCGCCGAGCTGCTGCGGTCGCTCGGGCACACCGTCGTGGAGCGCGACATCGACTGGCCGCTGCGGATCTGGCAGGCGGTGAACCTGCGGATCGTGCGCGGCATCGGCGACGACGTCGCCGACGCGATGCCCGAGCGCCACCGCCTCGAGCGGCGCGTGCGGGCCGCCGCGCGCATCGGCCAGGCGCTCCCGCCCGGGCTCGTGCGCTGGGCGCGCGAGGCGGAGCCGGCGATGACGCGGAAGGTCGCGGCGATCTTCGACGACGTCGACGTCGTCCTGACGCCGATGATGCCCCGCGGCCCGTTCGCGGTCGGCGCGTGGGCGCACTACGGGCTCGCGCGGCTGCTCGCGCAGGCGCCACGCTGGGTGGCGTACGCGGCCGCGGTCAACGTCACCGGCCTGCCCGCCTGCTCGGTGCCGGCGGGCTTCGACGGCGACGGCCTCCCGGTCGCCGTGCAGCTGCTCGGCCCGCAGGCGGGGGAGGAGCGGCTGCTGGCGCTCGCCGCCCAGCTCGAGCGCGAGCGGCCGTGGGCGCAGCACCGACCGGCGATCGCCGCATGA
- a CDS encoding M28 family peptidase: protein MGTPDDLVTRLAAIPGRTAGSDAERRAARLLARELRATGRRVRVQTVWVRPSWGPVLALLCAAGIVGTVVSVDEPRIGASICLVALALLAGDLSGRFAVLRRLTVARATQNLIALDERDRAVRLVITAAVDAPRSTALTAGRVARLAARLRRLLGPLAPGGFGLVAAALLLAALLGELRAHDLDENLLGILQLLPTAVLIGAIGVALDHWTSDSGPGADADASACAVALELAAALDRRPPEHLSVDVVLAGAGQAHALGLSRWIDAQRRGGRRAEEVVVLHVAACGSGRPAWWTRDGLVLPLAYHPQLLELTARVAQQEPRLGARPVQGRGRTGARAARGVGWPAIAIGCLPDGDVLAAPGRPQDTPDRVDRAAMDACRELCLGLVDALDGELDRSLAQDD, encoded by the coding sequence ATGGGCACCCCGGACGATCTCGTCACGCGGCTCGCCGCGATCCCGGGGCGGACCGCGGGCTCGGACGCGGAGCGCCGCGCCGCGCGCCTGCTCGCCCGCGAGCTGCGCGCCACCGGACGCCGGGTGCGGGTGCAGACCGTCTGGGTGCGCCCGTCCTGGGGACCGGTCCTCGCGCTCCTGTGCGCCGCCGGGATCGTCGGGACCGTCGTCAGCGTCGACGAGCCGCGGATCGGGGCGTCGATCTGCCTCGTCGCGCTCGCGCTGCTCGCCGGGGACCTCTCCGGGCGCTTCGCGGTGCTGCGGCGGCTGACCGTCGCGCGCGCCACCCAGAACCTCATCGCCCTGGACGAGCGCGACCGGGCCGTGCGGCTGGTCATCACCGCCGCCGTCGACGCGCCGCGGTCGACCGCGCTCACCGCGGGCCGCGTCGCCCGGCTGGCCGCGCGTCTGCGCCGGCTGCTCGGCCCGCTGGCTCCCGGGGGCTTCGGGCTCGTCGCGGCCGCGCTGCTGCTCGCCGCGCTGCTGGGCGAGCTCCGCGCGCACGACCTCGACGAGAACCTCCTCGGGATCCTGCAGCTGCTGCCCACCGCGGTCCTGATCGGGGCGATCGGCGTCGCGCTCGACCACTGGACCAGCGACAGCGGGCCCGGTGCGGACGCGGACGCCAGCGCGTGCGCGGTCGCGCTCGAGCTCGCCGCCGCCCTGGACCGCCGTCCGCCCGAGCACCTGTCCGTGGACGTCGTGCTCGCGGGCGCCGGGCAGGCGCACGCGCTGGGCCTGTCCCGCTGGATCGACGCGCAGCGGCGCGGCGGGCGCCGCGCGGAGGAGGTCGTCGTGCTCCACGTCGCGGCGTGCGGCTCCGGTCGGCCGGCGTGGTGGACGCGCGACGGGCTCGTCCTGCCGCTCGCCTACCACCCGCAGCTGCTCGAGCTGACGGCGCGGGTCGCGCAGCAGGAGCCGCGGCTCGGGGCCCGGCCGGTCCAGGGCCGTGGGCGCACGGGCGCGCGGGCCGCCCGCGGGGTCGGCTGGCCCGCCATCGCGATCGGCTGCCTGCCCGACGGGGACGTGCTGGCCGCCCCCGGCCGCCCGCAGGACACGCCCGACCGCGTCGACCGCGCCGCGATGGACGCCTGCCGCGAGCTGTGCCTCGGCCTGGTCGACGCGCTCGACGGCGAGCTCGATCGCAGCCTCGCGCAGGACGACTGA